Proteins encoded together in one Miscanthus floridulus cultivar M001 chromosome 16, ASM1932011v1, whole genome shotgun sequence window:
- the LOC136510072 gene encoding polypyrimidine tract-binding protein homolog 3-like isoform X1 — protein MSEPSKVIHIRNVGHEIAESDLLQLLQPFGVVSKIVMLRAKNQALLQMEDIHASVSALQYYTSVQPSIRGRNVYMQFSSHQELTTDQSSHGRNSDQESEPNRILLVTIHHMIYPITVEVLHQVFKAYGFVEKIVTFQKSAGFQALIQFHSRQEAVEAFGSLHGRNIYDGCCQLDIQYSNLSELQVHYNNDRSRDFTNPSLPTEQRPRAPQQQGYPDPANLYAFQQAGASFAQMGRAAMIAAAFGGSLPHGVTGTNERCTLIVSNLNTDKIDEDKLFNLFSLYGNIVRIKILRNKPDHALVEMADGLQAELAVHYLKGAILFGKKLEVNYSKYPNITPAPDAHDYLNSSLNRFNSNVVKNYRHCCSPTKMIHISALPQEISEEAILNHVSEHGTVLNTKLFEVNGKRQALVLFETEEEATEALVSKHASTLEGNTIRISFSQMQSI, from the exons ATGTCGGAGCCGTCCAAGGTAATCCACATCCGCAACGTCGGCCACGAGATTGCCGAG TCTGATCTCCTTCAGCTGCTGCAGCCGTTCGGCGTGGTCTCCAAGATCGTTATGTTGCGTGCGAAGAACCAA GCTCTTCTGCAGATGGAAGACATACATGCTTCTGTGAGTGCGCTGCAATATTACACTTCTGTTCAACCTAGCATAAG GGGAAGGAATGTATACATGCAGTTCTCATCTCATCAAGAGCTTACCACAGACCAGAGCTCTCATGGAAGGAATTCTGATCAG GAGTCTGAACCCAACCGAATCCTCTTAGTTACTATCCACCACATGATCTATCCTATAACGGTGGAGGTTCTACATCAAGTATTCAAAGCTTATGGATTTGTGGAGAAGATTGTCACATTTCAAAAGTCAGCTG GTTTTCAAGCTCTTATTCAGTTCCACTCACGCCAAGAAGCTGTGGAAGCATTTGGTTCTTTGCAT GGAAGGAACATATATGATGGTTGCTGCCAGCTAGACATTCAATATTCAAA TCTCAGTGAACTGCAAGTCCACTACAACAACGACCGATCTAG AGATTTCACAAATCCATCATTGCCTACAGAACAACGTCCTAGGGCCCCTCAG CAGCAAGGTTATCCTGATCCAGCTAATCTCTATGCCTTCCAACAAGCTGGAG cttcaTTTGCACAG ATGGGGAGGGCTGCAATGATTGCGGCTGCATTTGGTGGATCTTTACCTCATGGAGTGACTGGTACCAATGAACGGTGCACACTCATAGTCAGTAATCTGAATACTGAT AAAATTGATGAGGATAAGCTTTTCAATCTGTTTTCCTTGTATGGAAACATAGTAAGAATCAAGATACTGAGGAACAAACCAGATCATGCCCTTGTTGAGATGGCTGATGGGTTGCAGGCTGAGCTAGCTGTGCATTATTTGAAG GGGGCTATACTATTTGGGAAGAAACTGGAAGTTAACTACTCAAAGTACCCTAACATCACACCTGCCCCAGACGCCCACGACTACTTAAACTCAAGCCTAAACCGGTTCAACAGCAACGTGGTCAAGAACTACCGACATTGCTGCTCTCCAACGAAGATGATCCACATTTCTGCCCTCCCCCAAGAGATCTCTGAGGAAGCAATCCTGAACCATGTGTCTGAGCACGGCACTGTTCTCAACACGAAGCTATTCGAGGTGAATGGCAAGAGGCAGGCTCTCGTTTTGTTTGAGACTGAAGAGGAGGCGACCGAGGCCCTCGTGTCGAAGCATGCCAGCACGCTCGAGGGTAACACGATCCGGATCTCTTTCTCCCAGATGCAGAGTATATAA
- the LOC136510072 gene encoding polypyrimidine tract-binding protein homolog 3-like isoform X2, whose protein sequence is MSEPSKVIHIRNVGHEIAESDLLQLLQPFGVVSKIVMLRAKNQALLQMEDIHASVSALQYYTSVQPSIRGRNVYMQFSSHQELTTDQSSHGRNSDQESEPNRILLVTIHHMIYPITVEVLHQVFKAYGFVEKIVTFQKSAGFQALIQFHSRQEAVEAFGSLHGRNIYDGCCQLDIQYSNLSELQVHYNNDRSRDFTNPSLPTEQRPRAPQQGYPDPANLYAFQQAGASFAQMGRAAMIAAAFGGSLPHGVTGTNERCTLIVSNLNTDKIDEDKLFNLFSLYGNIVRIKILRNKPDHALVEMADGLQAELAVHYLKGAILFGKKLEVNYSKYPNITPAPDAHDYLNSSLNRFNSNVVKNYRHCCSPTKMIHISALPQEISEEAILNHVSEHGTVLNTKLFEVNGKRQALVLFETEEEATEALVSKHASTLEGNTIRISFSQMQSI, encoded by the exons ATGTCGGAGCCGTCCAAGGTAATCCACATCCGCAACGTCGGCCACGAGATTGCCGAG TCTGATCTCCTTCAGCTGCTGCAGCCGTTCGGCGTGGTCTCCAAGATCGTTATGTTGCGTGCGAAGAACCAA GCTCTTCTGCAGATGGAAGACATACATGCTTCTGTGAGTGCGCTGCAATATTACACTTCTGTTCAACCTAGCATAAG GGGAAGGAATGTATACATGCAGTTCTCATCTCATCAAGAGCTTACCACAGACCAGAGCTCTCATGGAAGGAATTCTGATCAG GAGTCTGAACCCAACCGAATCCTCTTAGTTACTATCCACCACATGATCTATCCTATAACGGTGGAGGTTCTACATCAAGTATTCAAAGCTTATGGATTTGTGGAGAAGATTGTCACATTTCAAAAGTCAGCTG GTTTTCAAGCTCTTATTCAGTTCCACTCACGCCAAGAAGCTGTGGAAGCATTTGGTTCTTTGCAT GGAAGGAACATATATGATGGTTGCTGCCAGCTAGACATTCAATATTCAAA TCTCAGTGAACTGCAAGTCCACTACAACAACGACCGATCTAG AGATTTCACAAATCCATCATTGCCTACAGAACAACGTCCTAGGGCCCCTCAG CAAGGTTATCCTGATCCAGCTAATCTCTATGCCTTCCAACAAGCTGGAG cttcaTTTGCACAG ATGGGGAGGGCTGCAATGATTGCGGCTGCATTTGGTGGATCTTTACCTCATGGAGTGACTGGTACCAATGAACGGTGCACACTCATAGTCAGTAATCTGAATACTGAT AAAATTGATGAGGATAAGCTTTTCAATCTGTTTTCCTTGTATGGAAACATAGTAAGAATCAAGATACTGAGGAACAAACCAGATCATGCCCTTGTTGAGATGGCTGATGGGTTGCAGGCTGAGCTAGCTGTGCATTATTTGAAG GGGGCTATACTATTTGGGAAGAAACTGGAAGTTAACTACTCAAAGTACCCTAACATCACACCTGCCCCAGACGCCCACGACTACTTAAACTCAAGCCTAAACCGGTTCAACAGCAACGTGGTCAAGAACTACCGACATTGCTGCTCTCCAACGAAGATGATCCACATTTCTGCCCTCCCCCAAGAGATCTCTGAGGAAGCAATCCTGAACCATGTGTCTGAGCACGGCACTGTTCTCAACACGAAGCTATTCGAGGTGAATGGCAAGAGGCAGGCTCTCGTTTTGTTTGAGACTGAAGAGGAGGCGACCGAGGCCCTCGTGTCGAAGCATGCCAGCACGCTCGAGGGTAACACGATCCGGATCTCTTTCTCCCAGATGCAGAGTATATAA